The sequence aatgtgaaCTTATTCatacgagaaaattaacggccttagACGAACAGTTTAGTAAATACTTATTTGAAcctaaatttatgtataattgattTACTGATTCgtgtttgcttaacgtccagtggctaATATTTCACTAAAATCAGGGACATGCAcacttaattaaataaaaaatgtagttCCTGTAGAGTCTAAGGAAGAAAATTTGAACTGTCACTGGGGAAAAAATAGCCCATAAGGTTACGACAGATATCATCTTATGATGATCTCTCTACGGCGTTTTCATTCCAGTTGCTTCTATTCAACCCCGAAAATAAGTTTCAAGAATTGTGGTATCAATTGATTAGTTTTCCATTACATCATTACAACTGTGTCTGACTTTATTTGTGACCGTTAGTGTAGGCCCATGATGTGCATATTTTTGTATCCTGTTTCATTTCGGAAGGAATTTTGGACaaacaaatacttaaaaaaagttTCCAACGTTACAGACATTTAAATGTGGATACTGTATTACACATTTACATCTTCTTCTGTTTGATTTAACTTCCATACTCATTTCCGTCTTTTGACGTTGCTAGTAACATGTGTATTTTCTTATtacaggcatagattaccttagtcgtatttggcacaactttttgaaattttgggtactcaatgctcttcatattttaacttgttttggctttatgactatttttatctgagcatcactgacgagtcttatgtagacgaaacgcgtgtctggcttattaaattgtaatcctggtaccgtcttttataactattatGTAAATGACTATCATACCATCCGTTGCAAGGTTAAGTCTCATTTGTTCGATCGACATTCATCCCAGTCGAGTCACGTTGCTGAACCATACTTAACATTCATTTCTTTACAATCAGAATGTGCACGAAATACTTGTCAATGGATGTAAAACGGTTTCTATTCCCTTGGCTTCTCGGTTTAAGATAAGAGCAGTATAATAAACATATAAGTATACACATGTAAAAGAGATATTTAAACCGACAAACAACAACCATGCATCAACATTTAGTTAAGAAATTGCTTTTCTTGCCATCTTCATCTTGGATGTAATCAATTGCAAAACGGCCCAAATCAAGTCATAGGTTGCTACATTCTTAACCAAACAACCAATGCTGTATTGAACGATTAATAACACGTATTTTAAGCTGCCTTAATGTTTAAAGGTATCTTATTATTAAAGTCTAAAAACCCTCAATCgcttaaatgtaaataattacaaaagACAATAATATATCACTTTATgctattgaattttatttgttttaatttcaaattataatgttATTGACGTGTGAAATGTTTATTCACTTCTTATGGTAAATTGCAGGTCTCAGCTGTAGTAAGTTACAAAAACAAGAAGTTCCCAATAGCCTGAATCGATCATCTATGctagatttataatataatgacaATATAGATGTGGGTATGCGTCACTGAAACAGCAATCCACAAACACAATTACAGATTAAGAATAACAATAAAAGTTAAACGAGTTCTCCAGTGACCCTTGTTTAGTCTAGGCGATTCGGCTTACACCTCCTTCAGTATACCAATATTTGTGTATATACCTTGCAAAATCATGGAGGTGGAAAAACGTATATACAAACGTGTAATATTTGTTATAGAACAGACTCCGACGGGATTAAAATCTGAAGATTTTAGATAGATTTAATTATTGATACTTCgtgatttttgtcaaataatgGAAGTAGAACTGTGGCGAATAAATTTAATCCTTATATCTTAAAAGGTATTCTATACTGTATTTTCTTTAGaattatcaataatttattccgacttaaaaatttcaatttttaaagtatcaTCTTAATTGGCTTTAATAGCTCTCAGTATTGTTTTCAgtgtaaatatcaaaatttaaactttcaatACTTGGGATTTAATTGGCATttatattgcaaaatatttatatttatacagcTAAACATCCAAATTTACTTCATTTTGTGTGTGTCCTTCAACAATTTGGATTCCGTACCCACTTTCATTAACATAAGAATCGAATTTGTGATTTTCTAACTCCATGGGACCCTTACTAGATTAATCTATTTGTCATTGTGTATTGGCGCGAAATCACTGAATAAAAAGATACATAAAAGTGAGATTGATCGGCTATAAACACTTTCATCTTCTTTGACATTGAACCAATCACTGCGGACAAAAGACATCTAGCCAAGATCGATACATATTTAGTGAAACATATCGATTTGTTtccaataaaacatttaatacatCCGGATACATTTCTTCAATTTCATACATCTTGGATAAGGAGAAGAATTAAACAGATTTTAGGGACAATGTTTAGTAAGGCTTCTACATCTTCAGGAGGGGATTCCTTAAGCAAGGAAAGTTCAAGACTGGACTTGAGAAAATCCCAAGTCAAATCACCAAACGCAGAACTGTTCAGACGGGAAAGTAGTATGGCTTTAAGTTCTACGCCAGCTTCGAAAACTCCCCCACAGGGATTCGCTGCAGGTGCTTCACTCGTTGGATTACTTGCTTCAAAAAGGTTGGCAAAAAGGCTAAGCAACAAGATCCACAATAACCGTACTGGGAGTGTGATGAGCTCCAGATTGTCTGGAATGGGAATAAGACGTGAGCCAACATACCGCATGGAACCATATAAGAAATTCGATCCACAGAGAGTCGAAGCAGTTATTAAGGGTGTAGTCAGTGACAAACTTGGAGGATACAAGTATAACCCTAAACTTTGTGCTGTCATGAGTAAAGTGATTAGTGAAGAAATACGTGATAAAGTTAAGGCACTCCATTTTGAcagatacaaaattatatcctCTGTTGTAATTGGGGAAAAGAAAAATCAGGATATTATAACTTGTAGTCGATCTGTTTGGGATGACAAGTTAGATAGCTATGCAGTGTACAACTATCAAATTGACAATATTATGTGTGCTGTTACTGTATATGGAATTTATTTTGAGTGAATCAGAAACGTTCAGGTACGGACATGTTTACTGTATTCATACAAAGTTTGTAACcatgaaatatgatattttatatacaatgattaattatttattttgaatcaaaactCTTTATTCTTTCAATTTCCGACAAGAGACGTCAATAAACCGTATTGATTGAACATAACAGGTGCGATCCATACGCGAGGAAAAGTAGATGTTTTTACGTGTTATTACTGCTTATTTTATTCTTCTAGAGTAACCAATTATTTTCCAGGGTAAGTTGACGATGGCATACTGATACCGATATGTATCGGACCGTACGGTATTTCGACAATGAATGGTCTAAAGTTATACAATTCTAACCACTTATTGAAAGTGTGAGAACGAAATGTACGCTGAACATTTgcattgaaattaaattaaatgaatattgttttaacaGCGAACGAAGTCAGTAATGCAAGGATTTTATTTATCTCTACcttttcctttattttataCTATGCATGGCCTTGACTTTGTACCATTTaccttaaaattaaaatatacaaatgctTCCCACCTATCGATGTTTGTCAGAAAAAATCTGAGTAAAGCCTTGAACTCCAAATAAACAATCGTTTTCTTCTTTTAATACTAGTAGCTCTAATCTTTGAACATGTAACCATGCATAGATGTATAACCCTACGGGTCATACATCTATGTTGTAACTGACTTAAACTCTTGCTTTACTATTCTCATTACTAAACTAAGTTGGAAAATGACAAACGTATAAAGAAAGCTCTTCCATGTCTAATGCTGTTTTAACTTTTgccattttttaattgtattggGTTAGGATTGCAAGTTGCTGGTTTCGTTGTTTGATATTTGTCCAGAAAACACAAGTCGTACTAAAGTCAGTTTAAAATAGATGTCACAGGGGCGgttccagccatttaaaaaaggggggttcccaacccagagtaaaaagGAGGGTcaaactatatgctcccattcaaatgcattgatcggccaaaaaaagggggtttcaaCCGCCGGAACcgcccccacccccacccctaGATCCGCCAATGATGTCATATGAAGACTGAATTGGTCTTTTTTCTTGAACGGAAGTATTCAATTACCAGCTGTAGTTTCAAGCTATAGCTTTGTTTTTTTGAGATCACATAGCCGGATAATCAAACAAGTGAACAGAAGTACATACAAACAGATGGACTGACGGACTTCCCATCAATAAAACATCGCTTTAGAGATAATGGTTGAATAAGGAGTACTCACTTTCAATGGGAAAATGAAGgactagatatatatataaatagtgcAATCGTTGGTGTTACTATATACGCTATTGTTTGGCATACCGTAACAAAGACCATGTAGATCGAATATTGAGACAGCattttttatatgtcatttCATGTTTTGAGTGTTCCAGGCCGGGATTGCtttcaaattgtgttttttgtatatatacttaATTGTGTTTAGCTATGTGACTTGCATAAAAGCAAATCATACAAATGTGAATTGTTtagtttctaaaaaaaaaccactaaaaTTCCTACAATacacagatttaaaaaaaagaaggttttCCTCGCCGTAATTTCAAGATaatctttgaaattatatttaccCTGCAAAGATGGTGATGCTTCACCAAGAgtataatataaacatgtatagtATATACATAGCAACAAAGGAAATCTTCTGTATATGAGTGTAAATAACCATTTACTGAACGATGGGAACTATTATGAAAACCAGTCGATCGGCGACAATGGTTATAGaagaaaaagattaaaacattttcCAGAGAGAGTTTCTTATTCATTTGAACTTTTCTTccttaaatattatatatatatgtttcaaattttcagAAGTTTCTCCCATTGACAGGGCCAGTAAAAACATTCAATATGAACAATTTCTGCTATTTGAAAACATGTTAGGACAACattgacatgaaaaat is a genomic window of Mytilus trossulus isolate FHL-02 chromosome 1, PNRI_Mtr1.1.1.hap1, whole genome shotgun sequence containing:
- the LOC134706492 gene encoding dynein light chain Tctex-type protein 2B-like; its protein translation is MFSKASTSSGGDSLSKESSRLDLRKSQVKSPNAELFRRESSMALSSTPASKTPPQGFAAGASLVGLLASKRLAKRLSNKIHNNRTGSVMSSRLSGMGIRREPTYRMEPYKKFDPQRVEAVIKGVVSDKLGGYKYNPKLCAVMSKVISEEIRDKVKALHFDRYKIISSVVIGEKKNQDIITCSRSVWDDKLDSYAVYNYQIDNIMCAVTVYGIYFE